In Streptomyces sp. NBC_01231, the sequence CTCAACCTCGCGCACACCCTCCAAGACGTCCGCGAGGGCAAGCGCCGCGCCAATGCCAACCGCCTCAACGGGGTCGACGCCGAGTGGCTCGAACCGGACGAGGTCGCCAAGGTCTGCCCCATCCTCAACGTCTCCTCCCGCACCCGGTATCCGGTCCTGGGCGGCACCTTCCAGCCGCGGGCCGGCATCGCCAAGCACGACCACGTCGCCTGGGCGCTGGCCCGCCGGGCCGACGAGATGGGCGTGGACCTGATCCAGGGCTGTGAGGTCACCGGCTTCCTCAAGGACGGCGACCGGGTCGTGGGCGTCGAGACCAACCGTGGCCGCATCCACGCCGGCCGGGTCGGCCTCGCGGCCGCCGGGCACAGCAGCGTGCTGGCCGAGCGGGCGGGCGTACGACTGCCCGTGCAGTCCCATCCGTTGCAGGCGCTAGTCTCCGAACTGCACGAGCCGGTGCACCCCACCGTCGTCATGTCGAACCACGTGCACGTCTACGTCTCCCAGGCGCACAAGGGCGAGCTGGTGATGGGCGCGGGCGTCGACTCGTACAACGGCTACGGGCAGCGCGGTTCCTTCCATGTGATCGAGCAGCAGATGGCCGCCGCCGTCGAGCTCTTCCCCGTCTTCGCCCGCGCCCACGTGCTGCGGACCTGGGGCGGCATCGTCGACGTCACTCCGGACGCCTCCCCCATCATCGGCACGACCCCCGTGGAGAACCTCTACGTCAACTGCGGCTGGGGCACCGGCGGGTTCAAGGCCACCCCGGCCGCCGGCTGGACCTTCGCCCACACCATCGCCACCGGCGAACCGCATCCGCTGAACGCCCCCTTCGCCCTCGACCGTTTCGCGACGGGCGCCCTGATCGACGAGCACGGCGCCGCAGCCGTGGCCCACTGAGGAGGACACCGTGCTGCTGATCAGCTGCCCCTGGTGCGGTCCCCACAACGAGACCGAATACCACTACGGGGGACAGGCCCACGTCCCCTACCCCGAGAACCCGGCCGACCTCACCGACGAACAGTGGGCCGAGTACGTCTTCTACCGCGACAACTCCAAGGGCCCCTTCGCCGAGCGCTGGTCGCACAGCACCGGCTGCCGCCGCTGGTTCAACGTCGTGCGCGACACCGTCACCAACGAGGTGCTCGCCGTCTACCGGCTCGACGAGCCCCGCCCACAACTGCCCCAGGCCGGAGGGACCCGATGACCGACCAGGACTTCCGGCTCGCGCGAGGGGGCCGCGTCGACCGCGGCACCGTGTTGCGATTCACCGTCGACGGGCGGGAGTTGACCGGGCACCCGGGTGACACCGTGGCCTCCGTGATGCTGGCGAACGGGCTGGTCGAGGTCGCCCCCTCGCTCTATCGCAGCCGCCCGCGCGGGATCGTCGCCGCGGGGGTCGAGGAGCCCAACGGCCTGCTCCAGATCGGCGGTTCGTGCTCGGAGGGCATGCTCCCGGCCACGGCCGTGGAGCTGTACGACGGCCTGTCCGCCACCACGCTGTCCGGGATGGGCCGGCTCGACCCGACCCCCGACCCCGCCGTCTACGACAAGAAGCACGTCCACACCGACGTCCTGGTCGTCGGCGCCGGACCCGCAGGACTCGCGGCCGCAGCGGCCGCCGCCGGCTCCGGCGCCCGCGTGATCCTCGTCGACGACCAGCCCGAGCCCGGCGGTTCGCTGCTCTGCGGCACGGGGACCGACCTCACGTGGGTCGCCGAGGTCCGCGCGGCGCTCGACGCGGCTCCCGAGGTCGTCGTACTGCAACGGACCACCGCCTTCGGGTCGTACGACGACAACTACGTGCTGGCCCTCCAGCGGCGCACCGACCACCTCGGAGCCGACGCTCCCGAAGGTGTCTCGCGTCAGCGGCTGTGGCACATACGGGCCCGCCAAGTGGTCCTCGCGACCGGCGCGCACGAGCGCCCGCTGGTCTTCGCCGGCAACGACCGCCCTGGCGTGATGCTCGCCGGGGCCGTGCGCGCGTACCTCAACCGGTATGCCGTGGCCCCGGGTTCGCGGGCCGTGGTGAGCACGACCAACGACAGCGCCTACGACACGGTCGCCGATCTCCACGCCGCCGGGATCGACATCGCCGCCGTCGTGGACGCACGCCCCGAACTGTCCGCGCGCGCCGTCGAGATCGCCGCGGCGACCGGGGTGCGGGTCCTGACGGGCAGCGCGGTGGTCGACACCGTGGGCGAAAACCGGCTCACCGGCGTCACCGTCCATGGCCTCGACGACGAGGGTCAACTCACCGGCGCCGCCGAGTCGTTCGACTGCGATCTGCTCGCCGTCTCGGGCGGCTGGAGCCCGGTGGTGCATCTGCACAGCCAGCGTCAGGGCAAGTTGCGCTGGGACGAGGACCTGGTCGCGTTCGTGCCCGACGGGACCGTACGGGACCAGCGGGTCGTCGGTGCGGCACGGGGGACGTACGACCTCGTCGGCTGTCTGTCCGAAGGGGCGCGGGCCGGTGCGCTGGCCGCGACGGACGCCGGATTCCCGGTTCCCGTGCCGCCTGCTGGCGAGACCCAAGACCCGGGCCCGGTACGCGCGTTGTGGCTGGTGCCCGCCCTCGACGGCGAACCCGGCACCTGGGACACCCACTTCGTCGATCTCCAGCGCGATGTCACCGTCGCCGACGTCTGGCGGTCCACCGGCGCCGGCATGCGCGGTGTGGAGCACGTCAAGCGCTACACCTCGCTCGGCACGGCGAACGACCAGGGCAAGACCTCCGGTGTCAACGCGATCGGGGTGATCGCCGAGGCGCTCGGCGGTTCGCTGGGGGAGATCGGCACCACGGCCTACCGGGCGCCGTACACGCCGGTGGCGTTCGCCGCCCTGGCCGGGCGGGAGCGCGGCGACCTGTTCGATCCGGAGCGCACGACCGCCATCCACAGCTGGCATGTCGCGCACGGCGCGGAGTTCGAGGACGTCGGGCAGTGGAAGCGACCCTGGTACTACCCCCGGCCGGGGGAGGACATGGACACGGCGGTGATCCGCGAGTGCCGCGCGGCCCGTGAGGGCGTGGCGTTCATGGACGCGAGCACCCTCGGCAAGATCGAGATCCGGGGCGCGGACGCGGGGGAGTTCCTCAACCGCATCTACACCAACGCCTTCAAGAAGCTGAAGCCCGGCATGGCCCGCTACGGCGTCATGTGCAAGCCGGACGGCATGATCTTCGACGACGGTGTGACCCTGCGCCTCGACGACCGCTACTTTCTGACCACCACGACCGGCGGCGCCGCCGGGGTCCTGGACTGGCTGGAGGAGTGGCTGCAGACCGAGTGGCCCGAACTGGACGTCCACTGCACCTCGGTGACCGAACAGTGGTCGACGATCGCCGTCGTGGGACCGAAGTCGCGCCAGGTCGTCGCCCAACTCGCCCCGGACATCGACCTGTCCGCCGAGGCGTTCCCCTTCATGGCCTTCCGCGAGACCACCCTGGCGTCCGGGATCCCGGCCCGTATCTGCCGGATCTCCTTCTCCGGCGAACTCGCCTACGAGATCAACGTCTCCGGCTGGTACGGCCTCGCCGTCTGGGAGCAGGTGTACGCGGCCGGACAGCCGTACGGCATCACCCCGTACGGCACCGAGACCATGCACGTCCTGCGGGCCGAGAAGGGCTACATCATCGTCGGCCAGGACACCGACGGGACCGCCACCCCGCAGGACGCGGGCATGTCCTGGGTGGTCTCCAAGCAGAAGGACTTCGTCGGAAAGCGGTCCTACGCGCGCGCCGACACGCTCCGCACCGACCGCAAGCAACTGGTCGGCCTGCTCCCCAGCGACCGCACGACCCGGCTGCCCGAGGGCACCCAACTCGTCGCGCCGGACGTCGACTTGGAGACAGTGCCCGTGCCGATGCTCGGGCACGTCACCTCCAGCTACCACAGCCCGGCCCTCGGCCGCCCCTTCGCCCTCGCCCTCGTCGCCGGCGGCCAGGCAAGGAAGGGCCAGACCCTGCTCGCCCCGGTGGGCGAGGAGCTGGTGCCCGTCGAGGTGACCGACTTCGTCCTCTACGACCCCGAAGGGACCCGGCGAGATGGCTGAGCCGACGATCGACGCACGGGTGAGCCCGTTGGCGCATCTGCACGAGCGCATGCGTGCGGCCGCGGTCACCGGTGCCCGTGGCGTCGCGCTGACCGAGTGGCCGTTCGTCACCATGGTGAACCTGCGCGTCGACCCCGACGCCGAAGCGGCCGACCGTATCGGCAAGACCCTGGGCGCGCCGCTGCCGCGCGAGTGCGGCCGCACCACCGCGTCCGGACCCCACACGATCGTCTGGCTCGGCCCCGACGAGTGGCTCGTGCTGTCCCAGGCCGAAAGTGGCCTGGTGACCGCTGAGTTGGAGGGGGCACTCGGATCGGCCCCGGGCTCGGTCGTGGACGTCTCGGCGAACCGCACCACGCTGGAGCTGAGCGGCCCGGCCGCCCGGCAGGTGCTGGAGAAGGGCTGCCCGCTGGACCTGCACCCCCGGGTCTTCGGTCCGGGGCGGGCGGTGTCGACGACGGTGGGCCCCATCGCCGTAGTCCTCTGGAAGGTCGACGAGGCGCCGACGTACCGGCTGTTGCCGCGGTCCTCGTTCGCCGACTACCTGGCGCGCTGGCTCCTCGACGCGATGAGCGAGTACCGCGGACCGGAGGTGCCCTGATGGGGGCGCCGGTCGAGCACGTCCTCACCCTCGACTGCCCCGAGGCGCCCGGCATCGTCCTGGCCGTCTCGCGGTTCCTGGTCGAGCAGGGCAGCGACATCATCGACAACCAGCAGTTCGGCGATCGCCGTGATGGCCATTTCTTCATGCGGGTGCACTTCGCGACCCCCGACGGCGACACCGGGGCCCTGCGCCGGAACTTCGCCGCCGTGGCCGCCCCGCTCGCCATGCGGTGGCACCTCGAACCGGTCACCAACCGGCCCCGCGTGCTGATCATGGTGTCCCGCTACGGCCACTGCCTCAACGACCTGCTCTTCCGGGCCCGCAGCGGCGACCTGCCCATCGACGTGGTCGGGGTCGTCTCCAACCACCGCGACCACGAGACGCTCGTCGCCTGGCACGACATCCCGTTCTTCCACGTCCCGGTCAGCGCGGGCACGAAGACCGAGGCCGAGGCCCGACTCCTCGAAGTCATCGGCTCGTTGGACGTCGACCTGGTCGTCCTGGCGCGCTACATGCAGGTCCTCTCCGACAACCTGTGCACCCGACTCGCCGGCCGGATGATCAACATCCACCACTCGTTCCTGCCGAGCTTCAAGGGCGCCAAGCCCTACCACCAGGCCCACGACCGCGGCGTCAAACTCGTCGGCGCCACGGCCCACTACGTCACCGACGACCTCGATGAAGGCCCGATCATCGCCCAGGAGGTCATCGACGTCGACCACAGCCACACCTCCGACGACCTCGCCGCCATCGGCCGCGACGCGGAGTCGGCGGCCCTAGCCCGAGCGGTCCGCTGGCACTGCGAGGGCCGGGTGTTCGTCCAGGGCAGGCGCACGGTGGTCCTGCGCTGACGGCCCCAGCGCGGAGGTCTGGGACGATGAGCGAGGTGCCGGCCGACGATCGGCATCGCTCGTGATCGATACACCGGTTGCGAGGTGGCGCGGCTGCCATGCGTCACCCGTTCTCACCGAGTTGCCGAGGCCGACGTATAGCGCATATCGCCGGGACGTGGCGTGGGTCTGCTTGCGATGGTGACCCAGAGGTTGGGTCGAAGTGGTCTTGGGGCAGCAGGTTGGCCATGTATCGGGTACTGCGTTTGACTTTGTCATGCCACATGCGTGCTGCTTCGCCGCCGTCGCCGTTGAGGACGGCCTCAAAGATCGCGGTGTTCTCGCGGGTGATGAGGTTGGATGGAGATGAACATCCGCAGCCGCATGCTGAAGCGCTGGAAGAACAGGCTTGCCGGGGGCAGGCCCTCAGTGCGGGCTATCGCGTCCTGGAAACGTAGGTCGCCCTCCCCGATCCGCACGAGGTCGCTGCGCCGGACCGATGCGTGGACCTCGGACAGGGCTGTGTCGACCGATCGGAGCTCGGATCGCTGCAGCATGGCATAACGGGCGCGTGAGCACGGGTGCCCAGAGCCGCCCGGACCGCGCAGAGGTCGAGGACGGCAGTGACGTCGACCTGAGGAACGGCGGCTCCGCGGTGCGGCAGCCGGTCGAGCATCCCTTCCTCTGTGAGCACGCGCAGTGCCTCGCGGACGGAGCCTCGGGAGACGCCGAACCGGGACGCCAGCGCCCTGCTGTCACGACCCATGACAAAGTGCAACAATCTCGCCGCGGTTAAAGTAAAGCTCAGGGCCGTGTCCTGTCCACGTGACGGCGCGCCAAGGACGGGGCGAGCCGAACCGGATCTCGTGGCCGACCTGGCCTGACCGGCGTGGCAACCAGCCGCGGCGTCAGACCAGGAGGGGACGCCTCGCGCGTCCCTCACAGAAGAGAGGACAGGAGAGTCTCGGGCGATCTCTAGTCGTCGGCCGGGTGGTGTCGTGTTGTGCTCACGCGTCGATCGCGAGGTCTTCCAGCGGTTTTGAGCAGCAGAGCAGGATCTTGTTCTGGGCGACCTCGCGTGGCCGGATGCCCCCGTTGTGCTGCATGTCGACGGAGCCGGAGAGCAGGGTTGTCTTGCAGGTGCCGCACATGCCCTGCGCGCACGAGGCTGGCAGGCTGAGGCCGGCTCGGGACGCGGCGGCCAGGAGCGAGGTGTCGGCGTCGCACTCGATGCTG encodes:
- a CDS encoding sarcosine oxidase subunit alpha family protein, with protein sequence MTDQDFRLARGGRVDRGTVLRFTVDGRELTGHPGDTVASVMLANGLVEVAPSLYRSRPRGIVAAGVEEPNGLLQIGGSCSEGMLPATAVELYDGLSATTLSGMGRLDPTPDPAVYDKKHVHTDVLVVGAGPAGLAAAAAAAGSGARVILVDDQPEPGGSLLCGTGTDLTWVAEVRAALDAAPEVVVLQRTTAFGSYDDNYVLALQRRTDHLGADAPEGVSRQRLWHIRARQVVLATGAHERPLVFAGNDRPGVMLAGAVRAYLNRYAVAPGSRAVVSTTNDSAYDTVADLHAAGIDIAAVVDARPELSARAVEIAAATGVRVLTGSAVVDTVGENRLTGVTVHGLDDEGQLTGAAESFDCDLLAVSGGWSPVVHLHSQRQGKLRWDEDLVAFVPDGTVRDQRVVGAARGTYDLVGCLSEGARAGALAATDAGFPVPVPPAGETQDPGPVRALWLVPALDGEPGTWDTHFVDLQRDVTVADVWRSTGAGMRGVEHVKRYTSLGTANDQGKTSGVNAIGVIAEALGGSLGEIGTTAYRAPYTPVAFAALAGRERGDLFDPERTTAIHSWHVAHGAEFEDVGQWKRPWYYPRPGEDMDTAVIRECRAAREGVAFMDASTLGKIEIRGADAGEFLNRIYTNAFKKLKPGMARYGVMCKPDGMIFDDGVTLRLDDRYFLTTTTGGAAGVLDWLEEWLQTEWPELDVHCTSVTEQWSTIAVVGPKSRQVVAQLAPDIDLSAEAFPFMAFRETTLASGIPARICRISFSGELAYEINVSGWYGLAVWEQVYAAGQPYGITPYGTETMHVLRAEKGYIIVGQDTDGTATPQDAGMSWVVSKQKDFVGKRSYARADTLRTDRKQLVGLLPSDRTTRLPEGTQLVAPDVDLETVPVPMLGHVTSSYHSPALGRPFALALVAGGQARKGQTLLAPVGEELVPVEVTDFVLYDPEGTRRDG
- a CDS encoding sarcosine oxidase subunit delta, translating into MLLISCPWCGPHNETEYHYGGQAHVPYPENPADLTDEQWAEYVFYRDNSKGPFAERWSHSTGCRRWFNVVRDTVTNEVLAVYRLDEPRPQLPQAGGTR
- a CDS encoding sarcosine oxidase subunit beta family protein; the protein is MTSTPLPEHPDFLWRNPEPRSSYDVVIVGAGGHGLATAYYLAKNHGITNVAVLEKGWLAGGNMARNTTIIRSNYLWDESAAIYEHALKLWEGLPEELDYDFLFSQRGVLNLAHTLQDVREGKRRANANRLNGVDAEWLEPDEVAKVCPILNVSSRTRYPVLGGTFQPRAGIAKHDHVAWALARRADEMGVDLIQGCEVTGFLKDGDRVVGVETNRGRIHAGRVGLAAAGHSSVLAERAGVRLPVQSHPLQALVSELHEPVHPTVVMSNHVHVYVSQAHKGELVMGAGVDSYNGYGQRGSFHVIEQQMAAAVELFPVFARAHVLRTWGGIVDVTPDASPIIGTTPVENLYVNCGWGTGGFKATPAAGWTFAHTIATGEPHPLNAPFALDRFATGALIDEHGAAAVAH
- the purU gene encoding formyltetrahydrofolate deformylase translates to MGAPVEHVLTLDCPEAPGIVLAVSRFLVEQGSDIIDNQQFGDRRDGHFFMRVHFATPDGDTGALRRNFAAVAAPLAMRWHLEPVTNRPRVLIMVSRYGHCLNDLLFRARSGDLPIDVVGVVSNHRDHETLVAWHDIPFFHVPVSAGTKTEAEARLLEVIGSLDVDLVVLARYMQVLSDNLCTRLAGRMINIHHSFLPSFKGAKPYHQAHDRGVKLVGATAHYVTDDLDEGPIIAQEVIDVDHSHTSDDLAAIGRDAESAALARAVRWHCEGRVFVQGRRTVVLR
- a CDS encoding sarcosine oxidase subunit gamma, with protein sequence MAEPTIDARVSPLAHLHERMRAAAVTGARGVALTEWPFVTMVNLRVDPDAEAADRIGKTLGAPLPRECGRTTASGPHTIVWLGPDEWLVLSQAESGLVTAELEGALGSAPGSVVDVSANRTTLELSGPAARQVLEKGCPLDLHPRVFGPGRAVSTTVGPIAVVLWKVDEAPTYRLLPRSSFADYLARWLLDAMSEYRGPEVP